A single genomic interval of Aphidius gifuensis isolate YNYX2018 linkage group LG6, ASM1490517v1, whole genome shotgun sequence harbors:
- the LOC122858914 gene encoding uncharacterized protein LOC122858914, which produces MELILVIFLFALQGGSSIPAVRFLFDAKNTGGDTSPVLTRQYLWDLYKEHLSETPRMSQYDTYIPSPSPIFSQLKNFRSSSSLSSSSLRNDNDERSYTKMSQCENIYKTKKPGYLLTMGENSDDTKCRRTQNGWTIDESLFVDEPSWILVEENINDDKYPTKTEDPFYITRGKKSNEKNKKLYNSTIVKRETLMTNDNNDSLNNENKKNDNIYKLNSRDNKNGYVLPRDKHADILDILQDEPFFISRGKKHNLKNNYNRNRRGDVENLLKNQDPFYVARGRRTSNRIWMPIMNLQK; this is translated from the exons atggaattaattttagtgatatttttatttgcattacag ggTGGAAGCAGTATACCAGCAgtacgttttttatttgatgctAAAAATACAGGGGGTGATACAAGTCCAGTTTTGACACGTCAATACCTTTGGGATTTGTATAAAGAACATTTATCTGAAACACCACGTATGTCTCAATATGACACATACAtaccatcaccatcaccaataTTCAGTCAGCTGAAAAACTTTAG atcatcatcatcattatcatcatcatcattgcgtaatgataatgatgaacgTTCTTATACAAAAATGAGCCaatgtgaaaatatttataaaacaaaaaaaccaggatatttattgacaatggGTGAAAATTCAGATGATACAAAATGTCGTAGAACACAAAATGGCTGGacaattgatgaatcattatttgttgatgaacCAAGTTGGATATTGgttgaagaaaatataaacGATGATAAATATCCAACAAAAACAGAAGATCCATTTTACATTACAAgaggaaaaaaatcaaatgaaaaaaataaaaaattatacaattcaACAATTGTTAAACGTGAAACATTAATgactaatgataataatgattccttaaataatgaaaataaaaaaaatgataatatatataaattaaattcacgtgataataaaaatggataTGTTTTACCAAGAGATAAACATGCTGATATACTAGATATACTTCAAGATGAACCATTTTTTATATCACGtggtaaaaaacataatttaaaaaataattataatcgtAATCGTCGTGgtgatgttgaaaatttattaaaaaatcaagatcCATTTTATGTTGCACGTGGAAGAAGAACGTCAAATCGTATTTGGATGCCAAtcatgaatttacaaaaataa